In Frondihabitans sp. PAMC 28766, a genomic segment contains:
- a CDS encoding TetR/AcrR family transcriptional regulator — MDGQTIRLRERTRRAVRAELVAEAMALFLHKGFEATTVEDIAVAAGLSRRSYFRYFASKDEVLAEGLAEVGRAIADSVASRPDSESPWTALRRGFDSLIDQAERYPRTRDMGSLMIDGPAIEASHQNKMVRWQASIADALTTRLPEGTRNAAFVASSIAAAGLGCFNVAQDEWRHTDNPVSLGALTDAAMTALQPLN; from the coding sequence GTGGATGGACAAACGATCAGGCTCCGCGAACGTACGCGCCGGGCCGTCCGAGCCGAACTCGTCGCCGAGGCAATGGCCCTCTTCCTCCACAAGGGCTTCGAAGCGACGACGGTGGAAGACATTGCCGTTGCGGCGGGGCTGTCCCGCCGCAGCTACTTCCGCTATTTCGCCAGTAAGGACGAAGTGCTCGCTGAAGGGCTCGCGGAGGTCGGTCGAGCGATCGCTGATTCCGTGGCCAGCAGACCTGACAGCGAGTCACCGTGGACTGCACTCCGTCGCGGATTCGATTCTCTGATCGACCAGGCCGAGAGGTACCCGCGAACTCGCGACATGGGAAGCCTAATGATCGATGGCCCGGCAATCGAGGCCAGTCACCAGAACAAGATGGTGCGCTGGCAAGCGTCGATCGCTGACGCATTGACGACGCGCCTACCGGAGGGAACCCGCAACGCCGCTTTCGTCGCTTCGTCCATTGCCGCGGCCGGTCTCGGGTGCTTCAACGTAGCGCAGGACGAATGGCGTCACACTGACAACCCGGTATCCCTTGGCGCGCTGACCGACGCCGCAATGACAGCACTCCAGCCGCTCAACTAA
- a CDS encoding FAD-dependent oxidoreductase, whose protein sequence is MTMRENTNADVIVVGAGPTGLLLASELALQGVRVTVLERLDEPDTTIKAGSISVASAEILDRRGLLPAAQAAQRRMMESVGAFAGASASSALTSHRFPVVGHFAGMFFRPDLVDQTDPVLSAHTAVADGVVVAQREVEQLLAEHCARLGVEIRRGVEVTGVRSAHSNDVGVDDDVIVETSAGDIEAGWLVAADGGRSVVRKQLGIEFDGTDPQLVGYQAIADIDDPTGLRRGWNWTPNGVYSYGPIPGRILVARFGPQPADRNAQVTLDELQQAVREVTGLDVTLTGLHGRATRWSDNARQARSYRRGRILLAGDAAHVHSPFSGQGLNLGLGDAVNLGWKLAATIRGRAPEGLLDTYEAERHPIAAWVLDWTRAQVALMRGDEWTKQLRRVVGDELFTVPGAMNKVVALTAGITQHYDVGDGDARDARDARDAGDAGAGRRVGSIVGDEPLTGGSRLADHAHDGRFVLVDRSPDGRFAAGTKPWASRMAIVSDPAPDSSRPSLLVRPDGVIVWAGLQDHEAAASSLALALDRWAGRP, encoded by the coding sequence ATGACCATGAGGGAGAACACCAACGCCGACGTGATCGTCGTCGGCGCGGGGCCGACAGGGCTGCTGCTGGCGTCCGAGCTGGCTCTGCAGGGCGTGCGGGTGACGGTGCTCGAGCGGCTCGACGAGCCCGACACGACGATCAAGGCGGGGTCGATCAGCGTGGCGAGTGCCGAGATCCTCGATCGGCGTGGCCTCCTGCCGGCGGCTCAGGCGGCGCAGCGACGCATGATGGAGTCGGTCGGGGCATTCGCCGGCGCTTCGGCGAGCAGTGCCCTGACCTCGCACCGCTTCCCCGTCGTGGGCCACTTCGCTGGCATGTTCTTCCGCCCCGATCTCGTCGATCAGACCGACCCGGTGCTCAGCGCGCACACGGCCGTCGCGGACGGCGTGGTGGTCGCCCAGCGCGAGGTCGAGCAGTTGCTCGCAGAGCACTGCGCGCGTCTCGGCGTCGAGATCCGACGCGGCGTCGAGGTCACCGGGGTCCGCAGCGCCCATTCGAACGATGTCGGCGTCGACGACGACGTGATCGTCGAGACCAGTGCCGGCGACATCGAGGCCGGCTGGCTGGTCGCCGCCGACGGCGGCCGCAGTGTCGTCCGCAAGCAGCTCGGCATCGAGTTCGACGGTACCGACCCGCAGCTCGTCGGCTACCAGGCCATCGCCGACATCGACGACCCGACGGGCCTCCGGCGGGGCTGGAACTGGACACCGAACGGCGTCTACTCGTACGGCCCCATTCCCGGCAGGATCCTGGTGGCCCGCTTCGGCCCGCAACCCGCCGACCGCAACGCGCAGGTCACGCTCGACGAGCTGCAGCAGGCGGTGCGCGAGGTGACCGGCCTCGACGTCACGCTCACGGGGCTGCACGGTCGGGCGACACGCTGGTCGGACAACGCCCGCCAGGCGCGCAGCTATCGGCGCGGTCGTATCCTGCTGGCGGGGGACGCCGCTCACGTGCACTCCCCCTTCAGCGGCCAGGGCCTGAACCTCGGCCTCGGCGACGCCGTCAACCTCGGCTGGAAGCTCGCGGCGACGATCCGGGGTCGGGCACCCGAGGGGCTGCTCGACACGTACGAGGCCGAGCGGCACCCGATCGCCGCGTGGGTGCTCGACTGGACCCGTGCACAGGTCGCCCTGATGCGGGGCGACGAATGGACGAAGCAGCTGCGGCGTGTCGTCGGCGACGAGCTCTTCACCGTGCCCGGCGCGATGAACAAGGTCGTCGCGCTCACCGCGGGCATCACGCAGCACTACGACGTCGGCGACGGAGACGCCCGAGACGCCCGAGACGCCCGAGACGCCGGAGACGCCGGGGCCGGCCGGCGCGTCGGCTCCATCGTGGGAGACGAGCCCCTTACCGGCGGCTCGAGGCTCGCCGACCACGCGCACGACGGCCGCTTCGTGCTGGTCGACCGCTCCCCCGACGGCCGCTTCGCCGCGGGGACGAAGCCGTGGGCGTCTCGGATGGCGATCGTGTCGGATCCTGCGCCCGACAGCTCGCGGCCGAGCCTGCTCGTGCGCCCCGACGGCGTCATCGTCTGGGCGGGCCTGCAGGATCACGAGGCGGCTGCGTCGAGCCTCGCACTCGCTCTCGATCGCTGGGCCGGTAGACCCTGA
- a CDS encoding ParA family protein, with product MKVIAVYSTKGGVGKTTAAVNLAWEASRDFRVLLWDLDPQGAATYLLNVKPKVKGGVEALVAKKASLGSAIRRTTFARLDVLPADASYSALDLVLDHAKNSTGRVRAALDTVRSDYDVVLLDCPPGSSLVAENAVSAADLVVLPIVPSPLSLRSVDQVHEFVASSEGKPPLLAFLSMVDRRKALHRDAVISLPRAVAGMTNIVVPGTVLIEKMGIERRPIGVYAPNTAAAHAFAELWVRIQSTAKARQRKPKN from the coding sequence GTGAAAGTCATCGCGGTCTACAGCACGAAGGGCGGCGTCGGCAAGACGACCGCAGCGGTCAACCTCGCCTGGGAGGCCTCGCGGGACTTCCGAGTGCTGCTCTGGGACCTGGATCCGCAAGGAGCCGCAACCTACCTCCTCAACGTCAAACCGAAGGTGAAGGGCGGGGTGGAGGCTCTGGTCGCCAAGAAGGCTTCTCTCGGCTCCGCGATTCGGCGCACGACCTTTGCCCGGCTCGATGTGCTTCCCGCTGACGCCAGCTACAGCGCACTGGACCTGGTCCTCGACCATGCGAAGAACTCGACGGGCCGAGTCCGGGCAGCTCTCGACACCGTGCGCTCCGACTACGACGTCGTCCTCCTCGACTGCCCTCCCGGTTCATCGCTGGTTGCGGAGAACGCGGTGTCGGCCGCCGATCTCGTGGTCCTCCCCATAGTCCCGTCGCCCTTGAGTCTCCGTTCTGTGGATCAGGTGCACGAGTTCGTCGCTTCGTCGGAGGGCAAACCGCCCCTCCTCGCGTTCCTGTCGATGGTCGACCGGCGCAAGGCACTCCACCGCGACGCGGTGATCTCTCTGCCACGCGCGGTCGCCGGCATGACCAACATCGTCGTGCCCGGGACGGTGCTCATCGAGAAGATGGGCATCGAACGTCGCCCCATCGGGGTGTACGCCCCGAACACGGCGGCGGCACACGCCTTCGCCGAACTGTGGGTGCGAATCCAATCGACGGCCAAGGCTCGGCAGCGCAAGCCGAAGAACTGA
- a CDS encoding TetR/AcrR family transcriptional regulator, producing MSTTDLPQTRMPRRRDAREHHDKLLAAAQEEFAVRGVDASLEKIARDAGVAIGTLYRHFPTRLDLLVAAFEPRLQAFLDDAARALEIGDPWEGFVSYLENLFRVQAGDRGFNDFLSRRFPGSAETERIHDRMCQQIGDVLVRAQDAGVVRTDITLADIVNLIWSNGRMIDATSVTAPGAWRRHLYLMLDAYRAERAHSIPEPPMTDEQLYDAMVRLSRVG from the coding sequence ATGAGCACCACCGACCTTCCCCAGACGCGGATGCCGCGGCGTCGGGACGCCCGGGAGCATCACGACAAGCTCCTCGCCGCAGCCCAAGAGGAGTTCGCCGTCCGGGGCGTCGACGCGTCACTGGAGAAGATCGCCCGAGACGCGGGCGTCGCCATCGGCACGCTCTACCGCCACTTTCCGACCCGGTTGGATCTGCTCGTCGCCGCCTTCGAGCCTCGGTTGCAGGCCTTCCTCGACGATGCCGCTCGGGCCCTGGAGATCGGCGACCCGTGGGAGGGTTTCGTCTCGTATCTCGAGAACCTCTTCCGCGTGCAAGCGGGGGACCGCGGCTTCAACGACTTCCTCTCGCGCCGCTTTCCCGGTAGCGCGGAGACCGAGCGCATCCATGACCGGATGTGCCAGCAGATCGGCGATGTGCTCGTTCGAGCGCAGGATGCCGGCGTCGTCCGCACCGACATCACGCTGGCCGACATCGTGAACCTCATCTGGTCGAACGGCCGGATGATCGACGCCACCAGTGTCACCGCGCCGGGAGCCTGGCGCCGTCACCTCTATCTCATGCTCGACGCCTACCGGGCCGAGCGCGCGCACTCGATCCCCGAGCCGCCGATGACCGACGAACAGCTCTACGACGCCATGGTGCGGCTCAGCCGGGTCGGCTGA
- a CDS encoding SDR family oxidoreductase encodes MPQRTWFITGINSGFGRELTEQLLHHGDRVAGTVRTLGSTDDLSAEYSDRLWVAHLDVTDTDEIKAVVARAFTELGSIDVVVNNAGYGLFGAAEEVSDDQIAHVIDTNLIGSIQVARAALPHLRMQGHGRIIQMSSVAGQTAMPGASLYQASKWGIEGFMDALAQEVAAFGIGVSIIEPGGARTNFRHGSLQLAEPMSAYDGSPAAMVRAIQQPEHESSGDPVKIAAAVIRTVDQTPAPRRVVLGSDSFGAIKATLTARLAAHELQRDLASSTDFSSAVNL; translated from the coding sequence ATGCCACAACGCACCTGGTTCATCACCGGCATCAATAGCGGCTTTGGTCGTGAACTTACGGAGCAGCTGCTCCACCACGGTGACCGGGTCGCCGGAACGGTCCGCACCCTTGGCTCGACCGACGACCTGTCGGCCGAATACAGCGACCGCCTCTGGGTCGCTCACCTCGACGTCACGGACACCGACGAGATCAAGGCGGTCGTCGCTCGCGCCTTCACGGAGCTCGGGTCCATCGATGTCGTCGTGAACAATGCGGGCTACGGCCTCTTCGGTGCAGCAGAAGAAGTCAGCGACGACCAGATCGCGCACGTTATCGACACGAACCTCATCGGCTCGATCCAGGTTGCGCGTGCAGCGCTGCCCCACCTTCGGATGCAAGGGCATGGCCGCATCATCCAGATGTCCAGCGTTGCCGGTCAGACAGCAATGCCCGGCGCATCTCTCTACCAAGCCAGCAAATGGGGCATTGAGGGATTCATGGATGCGTTGGCTCAAGAAGTCGCTGCATTCGGCATCGGGGTGTCCATCATCGAACCCGGTGGCGCCCGCACGAACTTCCGGCACGGCAGCCTCCAGCTCGCGGAGCCCATGTCGGCCTACGACGGAAGCCCTGCCGCGATGGTGCGAGCAATCCAGCAACCTGAACACGAATCCAGCGGAGACCCCGTGAAGATCGCCGCCGCCGTCATCCGGACCGTGGATCAGACACCTGCCCCGCGACGCGTTGTGCTGGGCAGCGACTCGTTCGGAGCCATAAAGGCAACGCTGACCGCTCGGCTCGCAGCACACGAACTGCAACGCGACCTCGCCTCTTCGACGGACTTTTCGAGCGCGGTGAATCTGTGA
- a CDS encoding TetR/AcrR family transcriptional regulator, whose product MPSRGDRGGAATRARIADVATGMFLERGFEDVTIAEVAAAAGVSKVTVFAHFDRKEDLLLDRLPGAVDLVRSAIRDRPDGVGPVEAIRRMVVRLADEKHVLSGLGDGVEPFLRMVVASPALIARLRVFEHQIERVLADELAADSRFDGDADLTAALIVAGYRNAATSTMRRRLAGDAPAALEAAHGAALTAAFAALADGL is encoded by the coding sequence ATGCCGAGCAGAGGAGACCGCGGGGGAGCAGCAACCAGGGCCAGGATCGCCGACGTGGCGACGGGCATGTTCCTCGAACGCGGTTTCGAGGACGTCACGATCGCCGAGGTGGCGGCCGCTGCGGGAGTGTCGAAGGTCACCGTGTTCGCGCACTTCGACCGCAAAGAGGATCTGCTGCTCGACCGACTGCCGGGCGCCGTCGACCTCGTGCGCTCGGCCATCCGGGATCGACCCGACGGCGTCGGGCCCGTCGAGGCGATCCGCCGAATGGTGGTCCGCCTTGCCGATGAGAAGCACGTACTTTCGGGTCTCGGCGACGGCGTCGAGCCGTTCTTGCGCATGGTCGTCGCGTCGCCGGCACTCATCGCGCGCCTGCGCGTCTTCGAGCACCAGATCGAGCGGGTGCTGGCCGACGAGCTCGCCGCCGACTCGCGGTTCGACGGAGACGCTGATCTGACCGCCGCGCTGATCGTCGCCGGCTACCGCAACGCCGCCACGTCGACGATGCGTCGCCGTCTCGCCGGCGACGCCCCGGCGGCCCTCGAGGCCGCGCATGGCGCTGCGCTCACCGCGGCTTTCGCTGCGCTCGCCGATGGCCTCTAG
- a CDS encoding NADPH-dependent F420 reductase, which yields MTTISIIGSGNMASAIGTRAAKHGHTVEILSRDPAKAQTLADQIGHGATTAAFGATPAGDIVIVAILFADAVGVVEQFGDALAGKTLVDISNPFNADASGVVTTPGDSVAHRIAAVAPENTHVVKAFNTIFGGVIARDEPLDALFASNSAEAKALFADFVESLGMTPRDAGGLDMAYALEWAGILLVGLANNGAGFDSALAVK from the coding sequence ATGACCACCATCAGCATCATCGGCTCGGGCAACATGGCCAGCGCCATCGGCACCCGGGCGGCGAAGCACGGCCACACCGTCGAGATCCTGAGCCGAGACCCCGCCAAGGCCCAGACTCTCGCCGACCAGATCGGCCACGGAGCCACCACCGCGGCGTTCGGCGCGACACCAGCGGGCGACATCGTCATCGTCGCGATCCTGTTCGCCGACGCCGTCGGAGTCGTCGAGCAGTTCGGTGACGCGCTCGCCGGCAAGACCCTCGTCGACATCTCGAACCCGTTCAACGCCGACGCCAGTGGGGTCGTCACGACGCCGGGCGACTCGGTCGCGCACCGGATCGCCGCCGTCGCCCCCGAGAACACCCACGTCGTGAAGGCGTTCAACACGATCTTCGGCGGCGTCATCGCCCGAGACGAACCACTCGACGCGCTCTTCGCGAGCAACAGCGCCGAGGCGAAAGCCCTCTTCGCCGACTTCGTCGAAAGTCTCGGCATGACCCCTCGAGACGCCGGAGGGCTCGACATGGCCTACGCCCTCGAATGGGCCGGCATCCTCCTCGTGGGACTGGCGAACAACGGCGCCGGCTTCGACAGCGCTCTGGCGGTGAAGTGA
- a CDS encoding Rho termination factor N-terminal domain-containing protein: MAKQKKLEKTARKAYDHAKDAVKTAEKAAAKVAKKKRPASVDLARDLENVKASLKSSKKSARSTAAATLGADVTSPADVYTPPLPVPSTGSDVSADLHAQTVIALRELAKSKGLTNIARLNKAALIDKIENA; this comes from the coding sequence ATGGCCAAGCAGAAGAAGCTCGAGAAGACGGCACGGAAGGCGTACGACCACGCCAAAGACGCCGTGAAGACCGCCGAGAAAGCCGCGGCCAAGGTCGCGAAGAAGAAGCGCCCCGCCTCCGTCGACCTGGCACGAGACCTCGAGAACGTCAAAGCGTCCCTCAAATCGTCGAAAAAATCCGCACGCTCCACGGCTGCAGCCACGCTCGGGGCTGATGTGACGTCACCAGCCGATGTCTACACGCCACCACTGCCGGTGCCGTCGACCGGTTCGGACGTGTCGGCCGATCTTCACGCTCAGACCGTCATCGCACTGCGTGAGCTGGCGAAATCGAAGGGCCTGACGAACATCGCGCGCTTGAACAAGGCCGCCCTGATCGACAAGATCGAGAACGCCTGA